A genomic region of Friedmanniella luteola contains the following coding sequences:
- a CDS encoding HAAS signaling domain-containing protein yields MSRTPSLTDRWRRSWFLERVELWLDPMPRRRRRAVLGELRANLDEATADVGLDAALAGLGAPRQLAGQYLEAEPRPRPRWNQGALAAGLVLGAWLYATLFYTLGMLDALGSTGTTTPARGSFLGTQVEAVSSGGVAATFSGVPWAPLVVTLLVFLLVGRAWHVLSSRRSSRTPR; encoded by the coding sequence ATGAGCCGCACCCCGTCCCTGACCGACCGCTGGCGCCGCTCCTGGTTCCTGGAGCGCGTCGAGCTGTGGCTGGACCCGATGCCGCGCCGTCGCCGCCGTGCCGTGCTGGGCGAGCTGCGGGCGAACCTCGACGAGGCGACGGCGGACGTCGGTCTCGACGCCGCCCTGGCCGGTCTGGGGGCGCCCCGGCAGCTGGCCGGCCAGTACCTCGAGGCCGAACCCCGGCCCCGACCGCGCTGGAACCAGGGGGCACTCGCGGCGGGCCTCGTGCTGGGAGCCTGGCTGTACGCCACGCTCTTCTACACCCTCGGCATGCTGGACGCGCTCGGCTCGACCGGCACGACCACGCCGGCCCGCGGCAGCTTCCTCGGCACCCAGGTGGAGGCGGTGTCGAGCGGCGGGGTCGCAGCGACCTTCAGCGGTGTGCCGTGGGCGCCGCTGGTCGTGACGCTGCTGGTCTTCCTGCTGGTCGGCCGGGCCTGGCACGTGCTGTCTTCTCGGCGCAGCTCGCGCACGCCACGCTGA
- a CDS encoding ABC transporter ATP-binding protein produces the protein MTDLRVELEGSAETWRTGEPPPAVPPVLEPPYRGAPRERLTAWRARHLAREERADAYYRTSRRPARALPVAGSPEVVGFLKDLFTSRRFLVVALLVLHALAALAGLVVPRILGQLVDAAGAGGSLGARLDGLALAVVAVVLTQAVLTFLALRTSVRFGQDLLAEAREYVVRTVLRLPLGRVESASSGDLVTRVTRDVHTMSESVRFGLPEAIIAAMTTALTVVAMVLNSWLLALPLLVSMPLLWFSTRRYLARAPKGYITEGGTYSRINTTLTETIEGARTVEALGLQEIRTRTGDDDIAVSSQAERYTMALRNLLFGVLGIAFDTPQVLVLLVGAFGYVNGMVTLGQITTAVLYVQALIEPLERLIRNVDRLQVGVASTARLLGIASVPQDRVPGDALPLGNHLVGRDLRFAYREGHDVLHGIDLDLQPGERLAVVGPSGSGKSTLGRLLAGINGPRTGSVTVGDVELTALPLDVMRTQVALVTQEHHVFVGSVRDNIILARESSPDEAVVEALRTVDAWDWVERLPRGLDTLLGAGHQKLTPAQAQQIALARLVVADPHTLVLDEATSLIDPRTARHLEGSMAALLEERTVVAIAHRLHTAHDADRIAVVIDGRIAELGSHTELVEADGEYARLWRAWTS, from the coding sequence ATGACCGACCTGCGGGTCGAGCTGGAGGGCTCGGCCGAGACGTGGCGCACGGGAGAGCCGCCGCCCGCCGTGCCGCCCGTGCTGGAGCCCCCCTACCGCGGTGCTCCGCGGGAACGGCTGACCGCCTGGCGGGCCCGGCACCTGGCCCGCGAGGAGCGGGCGGACGCGTACTACCGCACGTCGCGGCGCCCGGCCCGGGCCCTGCCGGTGGCCGGCAGCCCGGAGGTCGTCGGCTTCCTGAAGGACCTGTTCACCAGCCGGCGCTTCCTGGTCGTCGCGCTGCTCGTGCTGCACGCCCTGGCGGCCCTCGCCGGGCTCGTGGTGCCGCGGATCCTCGGCCAGCTGGTCGACGCCGCGGGCGCGGGGGGCTCCCTCGGCGCGCGCCTGGACGGGCTGGCCCTGGCCGTCGTCGCCGTCGTGCTCACCCAGGCCGTGCTGACGTTCCTGGCCCTGCGGACCTCGGTCCGGTTCGGCCAGGACCTGCTGGCCGAGGCGCGGGAGTACGTCGTGCGCACGGTGCTGCGGCTGCCGCTGGGCCGGGTGGAGAGCGCGAGCTCGGGCGACCTCGTCACCCGGGTCACCCGCGACGTGCACACCATGAGCGAGTCCGTCCGCTTCGGCCTGCCCGAGGCGATCATCGCCGCCATGACCACGGCGCTGACGGTGGTCGCGATGGTGCTGAACTCGTGGCTGCTGGCCCTGCCGCTGCTGGTGAGCATGCCGCTGCTGTGGTTCTCCACCCGGCGCTACCTGGCGCGGGCGCCGAAGGGCTACATCACCGAGGGCGGCACCTACTCGCGGATCAACACCACGCTGACCGAGACCATCGAGGGGGCCCGCACCGTCGAGGCGCTGGGCCTGCAGGAGATCCGGACCCGGACCGGCGACGACGACATCGCCGTCTCCTCCCAGGCCGAGCGCTACACCATGGCGCTGCGGAACCTGCTGTTCGGCGTCCTCGGCATCGCCTTCGACACCCCGCAGGTGCTGGTGCTGCTGGTCGGCGCGTTCGGCTACGTCAACGGGATGGTCACGCTGGGCCAGATCACCACGGCCGTGCTCTACGTACAGGCGCTGATCGAGCCGCTGGAGCGGCTGATCCGCAACGTCGACCGGCTGCAGGTGGGCGTCGCCTCGACGGCCCGGCTGCTGGGGATCGCCTCGGTGCCGCAAGACCGCGTCCCCGGGGACGCGCTGCCGCTGGGCAACCACCTCGTCGGCCGCGACCTGCGCTTCGCCTACCGCGAGGGGCACGACGTGCTGCACGGCATCGACCTCGACCTGCAGCCGGGGGAGCGGCTGGCCGTCGTCGGACCCAGCGGCTCGGGCAAGTCGACGCTGGGCCGGCTGCTGGCGGGCATCAACGGCCCGCGGACCGGCTCGGTCACCGTCGGCGACGTGGAGCTCACGGCGCTGCCGCTGGACGTGATGCGCACCCAGGTGGCCCTGGTCACCCAGGAGCACCACGTGTTCGTCGGCTCGGTGCGCGACAACATCATCCTGGCGCGGGAGTCCTCGCCCGACGAGGCGGTGGTCGAGGCGCTCCGCACCGTCGACGCCTGGGACTGGGTGGAGCGGCTGCCGCGTGGCCTGGACACCCTGCTGGGAGCCGGCCACCAGAAGCTGACGCCCGCCCAGGCGCAGCAGATCGCGCTGGCCCGGCTGGTCGTCGCCGACCCGCACACCCTGGTGCTGGACGAGGCCACGTCGTTGATCGACCCGCGGACGGCGCGGCACCTCGAGGGGTCCATGGCGGCCCTGCTGGAGGAGCGCACCGTCGTCGCGATCGCGCACCGGCTGCACACCGCGCACGACGCCGACCGGATCGCCGTGGTCATCGACGGGCGGATCGCCGAGCTGGGCAGCCACACCGAGCTGGTCGAGGCCGACGGCGAGTACGCCCGGCTCTGGCGGGCCTGGACCTCCTGA
- the selB gene encoding selenocysteine-specific translation elongation factor, which translates to MHVVATAGHVDHGKSTLVRALTGMEPDRFAEEQRRGMTIDLGYAWTTLDGPPGSDRTLAFVDVPGHERFIGTMLAGLGPAPAVMFVVAADEGWRRQSTEHLAAVDALGLTDGLLVVTRADLADPGPAIAEAQAQLAASSLGRVPAVAVSGRTGAGLPGLRAALADLVGRLPAPRTHGRLRLWVDRSFTIRGAGTVVTGTLGAGRLRVGDTLQLGGRRVRVRGLQTLGETAGNVAAVARVAVNLRGVEVDEVGRGDALLTPDAWPSTSAVDVRLHPATGTVADLPAELVLHAGTAAVPVRLRPLGGSAARLTLHAALPLEPGDRVVLRDPGRHAVAAGAVVLDADPPELRRRGAAAARADDLERATEAAAGEQLAEQVRRRGAVRRSELAALGVPTDDVGLVEVSGAWLVDPGVWSGWQQALGAAVDAQARAHPLDPRLSVEAARREVGVPDRALLLAAAAAAGLEHADGRLARPGAGDHLGPAEAGLARLAAHLEADPFAAPEKGDLERWGLGVAELAAAERVGRVVRLSPDVVLLTTGPARAMRVLSGLAQPFTLSEARQALGTTRRVAVPLLEHLDRRGWTVRVDGQLRRVKGR; encoded by the coding sequence GTGCACGTCGTCGCCACCGCCGGGCACGTCGACCACGGCAAGTCGACGCTGGTCCGCGCCCTCACCGGGATGGAGCCCGACCGCTTCGCCGAGGAGCAGCGGCGCGGCATGACCATCGACCTCGGCTACGCCTGGACGACGCTCGACGGGCCGCCGGGCAGCGACCGCACGCTCGCCTTCGTCGACGTCCCGGGCCACGAGCGGTTCATCGGGACGATGCTGGCCGGCCTGGGTCCCGCTCCTGCGGTGATGTTCGTCGTCGCCGCCGACGAGGGCTGGCGCCGGCAGTCCACCGAGCACCTGGCCGCCGTCGACGCCCTCGGGCTGACCGACGGGCTGCTCGTGGTCACCCGCGCCGACCTCGCCGACCCGGGCCCGGCCATCGCCGAGGCGCAGGCCCAGCTCGCGGCCTCGAGCCTCGGCCGGGTCCCGGCCGTCGCCGTCTCCGGCCGGACCGGGGCCGGCCTGCCCGGGCTCCGCGCCGCGCTCGCCGACCTCGTCGGCCGGCTGCCCGCGCCGCGCACCCACGGACGGCTGCGGCTGTGGGTGGACCGGTCCTTCACCATCCGGGGCGCCGGCACCGTCGTGACGGGGACGCTGGGCGCGGGCCGGCTCCGCGTCGGCGACACCCTCCAGCTGGGCGGTCGACGGGTCCGCGTGCGCGGCCTGCAGACCCTCGGCGAGACGGCCGGGAACGTCGCCGCGGTGGCGCGCGTGGCGGTCAACCTGCGCGGCGTCGAGGTCGACGAGGTGGGCCGCGGCGACGCCCTGCTCACCCCGGACGCGTGGCCCTCGACGTCTGCCGTCGACGTCCGGCTGCACCCGGCGACCGGCACCGTGGCGGACCTGCCGGCCGAGCTGGTGCTGCACGCCGGCACGGCGGCCGTCCCGGTCCGGCTCCGGCCGCTGGGCGGCAGCGCCGCCCGGCTGACCCTGCACGCCGCGCTGCCCCTGGAGCCGGGCGACCGGGTGGTGCTCCGGGACCCGGGCCGGCACGCGGTCGCTGCCGGCGCCGTGGTCCTGGACGCCGACCCGCCCGAGCTGCGACGCCGGGGGGCGGCCGCCGCCCGGGCCGACGACCTGGAGCGGGCCACCGAGGCCGCCGCGGGCGAGCAGCTGGCCGAGCAGGTCCGCCGGCGTGGCGCCGTCCGGCGGTCCGAGCTGGCCGCGCTGGGCGTGCCCACCGACGACGTCGGCCTGGTCGAGGTGAGCGGTGCGTGGTTGGTCGACCCGGGCGTCTGGTCCGGCTGGCAGCAGGCGCTGGGCGCCGCCGTCGACGCCCAGGCCCGCGCCCACCCGCTGGACCCCCGGCTCTCCGTGGAGGCGGCCCGCCGGGAGGTCGGCGTCCCGGACCGGGCCCTGCTGCTGGCGGCGGCGGCCGCGGCCGGTCTCGAGCACGCCGACGGCCGGCTGGCCCGCCCGGGTGCCGGCGACCACCTCGGACCGGCCGAGGCCGGGCTGGCCCGGCTGGCGGCCCACCTGGAGGCCGACCCGTTCGCCGCGCCCGAGAAGGGGGACCTGGAGCGGTGGGGTCTGGGCGTGGCCGAGCTGGCCGCCGCCGAGCGGGTGGGCCGGGTGGTCCGGCTGTCCCCGGACGTCGTGCTGCTCACGACCGGCCCGGCCCGGGCCATGCGGGTGCTGTCGGGGCTGGCCCAGCCGTTCACCCTGAGCGAGGCGCGGCAGGCCCTCGGCACGACCCGTCGGGTCGCGGTCCCGCTCCTGGAGCACCTGGACCGCCGGGGCTGGACCGTCCGGGTGGACGGCCAGCTCCGCCGCGTCAAGGGGCGCTAG
- a CDS encoding PadR family transcriptional regulator, translated as MDVAEVVERDPQLLKGVLPMLVLTLLDREESYGYELVTRLQDGGLHGIATGTVYPVLTRLEREGRLSSRLVPSAAGPARKYYRPTPSGLALLADARRAWADLADVVHRLLPDTEESR; from the coding sequence ATGGACGTCGCCGAGGTGGTCGAACGCGACCCGCAGCTGCTCAAGGGGGTGCTGCCGATGCTGGTGCTCACCCTGCTCGACCGGGAGGAGTCCTACGGCTACGAGCTCGTCACCCGCCTGCAGGACGGGGGCCTGCACGGCATCGCCACCGGCACCGTCTACCCGGTGCTGACCCGGCTGGAGCGGGAGGGCCGGCTCAGCTCGCGCCTCGTCCCCTCCGCCGCCGGACCCGCCCGCAAGTACTACCGGCCCACCCCGTCCGGGCTGGCCCTGCTCGCCGACGCCCGACGGGCCTGGGCCGACCTGGCCGACGTCGTCCACCGCCTGCTTCCCGACACCGAGGAGTCCCGATGA